Genomic window (Thermoanaerobaculia bacterium):
CCCTTGGCGTGGCTTCCGCCCGCCGCGAGGATGGCGAGCCCGCGCGTCGCGCCGGCCGGATCGCCACAGAGGGCCGCACCCCAGCGGTCGCAGGTGCGCTCGCAAGCGCGCGAGTAGGCGGCGCCGAGGAATGGCATCAAGCGGCCGGGACCGGTTAGCAGCAGGTGGTCGAGGTGGCCGGCCTTCAAGTGACCGATCTCGTGGCCGATCACCATGTCGCGCGCCGCCGTGTCGCTGCCGCAGGCGTCGAGAAGATCGGAGAACAGGACGATCATGCGGCCGCGGAAGAACTTCGTCGCCAGGGCGTTGAGGCTGCCGCCCGCCTCGAGCAGGTAGGCCTCGGGCTCACGCCGGACGCCCGCCGCGCGGGCGAGCTCCTGGACGCGGGCGTGGAGCTCGGGAAACTGCGCCGGCCCGAGCCGCACCGCGCTGCCGCGCAGGTGGGTGACGAAGGCGAGGTGGACGAAGAAGAGAAAGAGGCCGATCAGCGCGACATAGGCCAGGCCGATGATCGAGATCGCGAGCAGCGCCCAGAGCCCCAGGGAGAGCAGGAGAACCAGCACGAAGAGCGGCTTCTCGGTGGGCCACGATGCGACCTGGATCGGGACGGGCGGAACCTTCGAGGCGGAAGCGAACGTGGAGCGCGACGCGGCGAGAGTGGAGTTGGGGTCGAGAGTGGTCATATGTCTACCGATACGCAGCGGCGCAGGAAACCGGGACAGCGGCGCGCCTCCGCCCCCGGGGCGCACGCAGCGCGAACGATAACACCGGAGTGCGCTGCCTCCGCCACGTCGCGCCGCTTTCGGTAGACTGGCCCCTGCGGACGCCCGCTCCGGGCGCGCCCGAACCGGAGGATCCCTCGATGCGGACGATGCGGACGATGCGAACGAAGACGATGGCCTGCTGGATGCTGCTCGGCCTGTTCGCCCTGGCCGGGGCGAGCTGGGCGGCGCGCGGCGACGACAAGGAGCGCAAGAGCAAGAACGGCAAGCTCGAGGCGACGGTGGGCGGCGCGCAGGTTGTGGTCGAGTACGGCCGGCCGAACGCCGCCGGGCGGAAGATCTTCGGCGCCCTGGTGCCCTGGGGCGAGATCTGGCGGGCCGGCGCCGACGAGGCGACGCAGATCTCCTTCGACAAGGATGTGACGATCGAAGGCAAGCCTTTGGCAGCCGGTCGCTACGCGCTGTTCCTGATCCCCGGCGAAGGGGAGTGGACGGTGATCTTCAACAAGGTGGCGGAGCAGTGGGGCGCCTACAAGTACGACGCCGCGAGTGACGCGTTGCGGGTCACCGTGAAAGCGGCGGCGCACGACATGGTCGAGACGCTCGAGTACGCGGCGGCCGGCGACAGGGTCGAGATGCGCTGGGAAAAGAGCGCCGTCGGATTCACCGTCAAGGCCAAGGGCTGATGGGGATGTCCAGGGGTCGGAAGACGCTTCTGGCGGCACTGACGCTCCTCGCGTTCGGCGCCGCGTCGCGCACGCTGGCCCAGGCTTCACCTGTGCCAGCTGCCCCGCCGGATCCTGTCGCGCCGACGGCTCTCGCGGCGACGGCCTCGGCGGCACCGGTGCTGGCCACCCCCGCCTCCACCGCGGCCGGCGTCGCCGCCGACACCCCTGGAGCACCGCGCCCGTTGGCCGCGCTGCCGTACACGCCGAGCCTCGAGCCCGCTTTCATGGACCGGTCGGTCGACCCCTGCGTCGATTTCTACGCCTACTCCTGCAACGGCTGGCGGGCGCAGAACCCGATTCCGCCCGACCAGTCGCGCTGGAGCGTCTACGGCAAGCTCTACAACGAGAATCAGCGTTATCTCTGGGGCCTGCTCGAAGAGGCCGCGGCAGACCCGGAGGCCGGGAATCCCGAGCGGCGCAAGCTCGGCGACGCTTTCGCCGCCTGCATGGATATCGCGGCGATCGACAAGGCGGCCCTCGACCCGATCCGGCCGCAAATGACGGCGATCGGCAAGCTCAAGGACGCTCAGGCGCTCGCTCCGCTGCTCGCCGAGCTCCACCTCGAAGCGCGCGGGCGCGGCCTCGTCTTCGGCTTCGGTTCGGAGCAGGACCCGGGCGACGCCACGCAGCGCATCGCCGTCGTTCAGGCCGGCGGGCTGGGCCTGCCGGATCGCGACTACTACCTGAAGACCGATGCCGCCTCCGTGGCCCTGCGGGCGAAGTACGTCGAGCACGCGGCGCGCAACTTCCGGCTCATGGGGGAGGCGCCGGACTGGGCCGCCGAAAGCGCCGCGATCGTGCTCGCGATCGAGACCGATCTCGCGCGCGCGTCGCTCTCCCGGGTCGACCGGCGCGATCCGCGCAAGGTCTACCATCGGATGAACCTCGCCGCGCTGCAGAAGCTCACCCCGGCCTTCGCGTGGAAGGAGTACTTCGCCGCGGCCGGAGTGGCGTCCGGAGCCGCGAATTTCGTCGTCGACGTGAACGAGCCCGAGTTCCTGAAGGCGCTGCAGGTCATCATCGCGAAGCGGCCGGTCGCCGACCTGCGGACCTATCTGCGATGGGCGCTGCTTCGGAGCGCCGCCGAGAACCTCTCGGCCCCCTACCGCGAGGCCGACTTCGACTTCTACGGCAGGACCCTGCGCGGGACTCCCGAGCCGCCGGCGCGCTGGCAGGTCTGCGTCGACGCGATCGACCGCGACCTGGGCGAGGCCCTGGGCAAGCTCTTCGTCGAACGCCAGTTCGCTCCCGAAACCCGGGTCGCCGCCGAGACGATGGTGCGCGGCATCCACGAAGCGATGGCCGAGCGGGTGAAGGGGCTCGACTGGATGAGCGAGCCGACGAAGGCGAAGGCGCTCGAGAAGCTCGCCGCGATGCGCTACAAGATCGGCTATCCGGAGCTTTGGCGCGACTACTCGTCAGTCGTCATCGACCGCAAGGACCACTTCGGAAACGTCCGCCGGGCGACCGTGTTCGAGAGCCGGCGGCAGCTCGCCCAGATCGGCCAGCCGATCGACCGCGGCGAGTGGGGGATGACACCGCCGACGGTCAACGCTTACTACAACGCCTCGATGAACGACATGAACTTCCCGGCGGGCGTCCTCCTGCCGCCGCTCTTCGACCCGAAGATGGACGCCGCCCCGAACTACGGCAATACGGGCGGCACGATCGGGCATGAGCTGACCCACGGCTTCGACGACGAGGGCCGGCAGTTCGACGGCGCCGGCAATCTCAAGGACTGGTGGACGAAGGAGGACGGCGCGCAGTTCGTCGCGCGCGCGCAGTGCGTGGCCGACCAGTACGCACAGTATCCGATCGTTGACAACCTCAAGATCAACAGC
Coding sequences:
- a CDS encoding M48 family metallopeptidase; the encoded protein is MTTLDPNSTLAASRSTFASASKVPPVPIQVASWPTEKPLFVLVLLLSLGLWALLAISIIGLAYVALIGLFLFFVHLAFVTHLRGSAVRLGPAQFPELHARVQELARAAGVRREPEAYLLEAGGSLNALATKFFRGRMIVLFSDLLDACGSDTAARDMVIGHEIGHLKAGHLDHLLLTGPGRLMPFLGAAYSRACERTCDRWGAALCGDPAGATRGLAILAAGGSHAKGMNLEAFVAQRRDLDNGWMTLGSWLSAYPPLSERVELLAPALGAGLPANT
- a CDS encoding DUF2911 domain-containing protein, giving the protein MLLGLFALAGASWAARGDDKERKSKNGKLEATVGGAQVVVEYGRPNAAGRKIFGALVPWGEIWRAGADEATQISFDKDVTIEGKPLAAGRYALFLIPGEGEWTVIFNKVAEQWGAYKYDAASDALRVTVKAAAHDMVETLEYAAAGDRVEMRWEKSAVGFTVKAKG
- a CDS encoding M13 family metallopeptidase, with translation MSRGRKTLLAALTLLAFGAASRTLAQASPVPAAPPDPVAPTALAATASAAPVLATPASTAAGVAADTPGAPRPLAALPYTPSLEPAFMDRSVDPCVDFYAYSCNGWRAQNPIPPDQSRWSVYGKLYNENQRYLWGLLEEAAADPEAGNPERRKLGDAFAACMDIAAIDKAALDPIRPQMTAIGKLKDAQALAPLLAELHLEARGRGLVFGFGSEQDPGDATQRIAVVQAGGLGLPDRDYYLKTDAASVALRAKYVEHAARNFRLMGEAPDWAAESAAIVLAIETDLARASLSRVDRRDPRKVYHRMNLAALQKLTPAFAWKEYFAAAGVASGAANFVVDVNEPEFLKALQVIIAKRPVADLRTYLRWALLRSAAENLSAPYREADFDFYGRTLRGTPEPPARWQVCVDAIDRDLGEALGKLFVERQFAPETRVAAETMVRGIHEAMAERVKGLDWMSEPTKAKALEKLAAMRYKIGYPELWRDYSSVVIDRKDHFGNVRRATVFESRRQLAQIGQPIDRGEWGMTPPTVNAYYNASMNDMNFPAGVLLPPLFDPKMDAAPNYGNTGGTIGHELTHGFDDEGRQFDGAGNLKDWWTKEDGAQFVARAQCVADQYAQYPIVDNLKINSKLTLGEDVADLGGTILAWEAWKKAVAGEKLEPKDGLAPEQRFFVGFAQWVCENQRPEELRVSAATNPHSPGVWRINGVVANMPEFAEAFSCKPGQPMVREKVCRIW